From one Catenuloplanes nepalensis genomic stretch:
- a CDS encoding MerR family transcriptional regulator produces MRTVDVARRSGYSVQQIRNLERDGVLPPATRSAGGHRDYTDRHVLAARAYRALAAGVGPAEARVIVRAAHRPPPAHLLELLDAAHARLDAERRNLRTAQEAARSISAEPILDVRADDAMTISELAAALGVRSSTLRHWHAEGLVVPDRDATGHNRVYSPDAVRDARITDQLRRAGYRIDTLRTLLPDLRHTGARQALDTRDTALTARSRALLTGAAALGALLDTAS; encoded by the coding sequence ATGCGGACCGTGGACGTCGCCCGGCGCTCCGGCTACTCCGTCCAGCAGATCCGCAATCTCGAGCGCGACGGCGTCCTCCCGCCCGCGACGCGCAGCGCCGGCGGTCACCGCGACTACACCGACCGGCACGTGCTGGCCGCGCGCGCCTACCGCGCGCTGGCCGCCGGCGTCGGCCCGGCCGAGGCCCGGGTGATCGTGCGCGCCGCCCACCGGCCGCCGCCGGCGCACCTGCTGGAGCTGCTCGACGCCGCGCACGCCCGCCTCGACGCGGAGCGCCGCAACCTGCGCACGGCCCAGGAGGCGGCCAGGTCGATCTCCGCCGAGCCGATCCTCGACGTGCGCGCGGACGACGCGATGACCATCTCCGAACTGGCCGCCGCGCTCGGCGTCCGCTCCTCCACGCTCCGGCACTGGCACGCGGAGGGCCTGGTCGTCCCGGACCGCGACGCCACCGGCCACAACCGCGTCTACTCCCCCGACGCGGTCCGCGACGCCCGCATCACCGACCAGTTGCGCCGCGCCGGCTACCGCATCGACACGCTGCGCACGCTGCTGCCGGACCTGCGCCACACCGGGGCGCGGCAGGCACTCGACACCCGGGACACCGCCCTGACCGCACGCTCCCGCGCACTGCTGACCGGCGCCGCCGCACTCGGCGCCCTCCTCGACACCGCCTCGTAG
- a CDS encoding DUF6194 family protein, producing the protein MTMDEIIAYVSGLDRGVLALRPREGDGTPEIAWGDAFFYHSPDGSVPTTVQPFATIVTKDYPNDTSSRLDRPEAFRVNIHAPKDDFVRLIGHAPRDAGAAGADPSAPDTVVPHPVYGTMGWLSIVSPGPRTDETVRDLLRKAHEVARSRYERRMAE; encoded by the coding sequence ATGACGATGGACGAGATCATTGCGTACGTGTCCGGGCTCGACCGCGGCGTGCTGGCGCTGCGACCGCGGGAGGGCGACGGCACGCCGGAGATCGCCTGGGGCGACGCGTTCTTCTACCACTCGCCGGACGGCAGCGTGCCCACCACGGTCCAGCCGTTCGCCACGATCGTCACCAAGGACTACCCGAACGACACGTCCTCCCGCCTGGACCGGCCGGAGGCGTTCCGGGTGAACATCCACGCGCCGAAGGACGATTTCGTGCGGCTCATCGGTCACGCGCCCCGGGATGCCGGTGCGGCCGGGGCCGACCCGAGCGCGCCGGACACGGTGGTGCCGCATCCGGTGTACGGCACGATGGGCTGGCTGTCGATCGTCAGCCCGGGCCCGCGGACCGACGAGACCGTCCGCGACCTGCTGCGAAAGGCGCACGAGGTGGCCCGCTCCCGCTACGAGCGCCGCATGGCGGAGTGA
- a CDS encoding LLM class flavin-dependent oxidoreductase: MPTALSLLDLAPIATGQTARDSFEASVELARAAERSGYQRVWYAEHHNMATIASSATSVLIGYVAAHTESIKLGSGGIMLPNHSPLVIAEQFGTLATLYPGRIDLGLGRAPGSDQVTMRALRRDHLSAESFPQDVLELQGYLTGRTRIPGVQSYPKPDGEVPLFILGSSLFGAQLAAQLGLPYAFASHFAPDALQQAVQVYRDTFTPSAQLSEPYVIAGVNVIAADTREEAEDQKTRAYRNRTRAFITRGVVGQNFTDAEIDAFLDSPNGQQLAQMTRYTAVGTPEEVRDYLEAFAASIRADELITAHHAEDAAARTRSVELTGAAMTATAAA, translated from the coding sequence ATGCCCACCGCACTCTCCCTGCTCGACCTCGCCCCGATCGCGACCGGCCAGACCGCGCGTGACAGCTTCGAGGCCAGCGTGGAGCTGGCCCGCGCCGCGGAGCGCAGCGGTTACCAGCGCGTCTGGTACGCCGAGCACCACAACATGGCGACGATCGCGTCGTCGGCGACGAGCGTGCTGATCGGGTACGTGGCCGCGCACACCGAGTCGATCAAGCTGGGCTCCGGCGGGATCATGCTGCCGAACCACTCACCACTGGTCATCGCGGAGCAGTTCGGCACGCTCGCCACGCTCTACCCCGGGCGGATCGACCTCGGGCTCGGCCGCGCACCGGGCAGCGACCAGGTCACCATGCGCGCGCTGCGCCGCGACCACCTCTCCGCCGAGTCGTTCCCGCAGGACGTCCTCGAACTGCAGGGCTACCTGACCGGCAGGACGCGCATCCCCGGCGTGCAGTCCTACCCGAAGCCGGACGGCGAGGTGCCGCTGTTCATCCTCGGCTCGTCGCTGTTCGGCGCGCAGCTCGCCGCGCAGCTCGGCCTGCCGTACGCGTTCGCCTCGCACTTCGCGCCGGACGCGCTGCAGCAGGCCGTGCAGGTCTACCGGGACACGTTCACGCCGTCCGCGCAGCTGTCCGAGCCGTACGTGATCGCCGGCGTGAACGTGATCGCCGCCGACACGCGCGAGGAGGCCGAGGACCAGAAGACCCGCGCCTACCGCAACCGCACCCGCGCGTTCATCACCCGCGGCGTGGTCGGCCAGAACTTCACCGACGCGGAGATCGACGCGTTCCTGGACTCGCCGAACGGTCAGCAGCTCGCGCAGATGACCCGCTACACCGCGGTCGGCACGCCCGAGGAGGTCCGCGACTACCTGGAGGCGTTCGCCGCGTCGATCCGCGCCGACGAGCTGATCACCGCCCACCACGCGGAGGACGCCGCCGCCCGGACCAGGTCCGTCGAGCTCACCGGCGCCGCCATGACCGCGACCGCGGCCGCCTGA
- a CDS encoding ArsR/SmtB family transcription factor has protein sequence MLDECKALANETRLSILEWLKDPAVHFSDQAGAEPLGVCVGLIQQRAGCSASTVSAHLAVLQRAGFLQATRRGQWTYYRRDETRIRAFAERLHHDL, from the coding sequence GTGCTGGACGAGTGCAAGGCCCTGGCGAACGAAACGCGCCTGAGCATCCTGGAGTGGCTGAAGGACCCGGCCGTGCACTTCAGCGACCAGGCAGGCGCCGAGCCGCTCGGCGTCTGCGTGGGCCTGATCCAGCAGCGCGCCGGGTGTTCCGCCTCGACCGTCTCCGCGCACCTCGCCGTCCTCCAGCGTGCCGGATTCCTGCAGGCCACGCGTCGCGGCCAGTGGACGTACTACCGCCGTGACGAGACCCGCATCCGCGCGTTCGCGGAACGCCTGCACCATGACCTGTAA
- a CDS encoding MarR family winged helix-turn-helix transcriptional regulator, which produces MSDDLELAEALRAAVGDFVRRVRTLEAMPPGQLAALGHLGREGALSIADLARREGVRHQSMTRTVHLLAEQHLVTLTPDPLDRRQVVVVITPAGSARLTEARHARAAIVADALRTLSPEERDVAARIPAVLRRLTP; this is translated from the coding sequence ATGAGCGATGATCTGGAGCTGGCCGAGGCCCTGCGCGCCGCCGTCGGCGACTTCGTCCGGCGGGTGCGCACGCTGGAGGCCATGCCGCCCGGGCAACTCGCCGCGCTCGGCCATCTCGGCCGGGAGGGCGCGCTGTCGATCGCCGACCTGGCGCGCCGCGAGGGTGTGCGGCACCAGTCGATGACCCGCACCGTCCACTTGCTGGCCGAGCAGCACCTGGTCACGCTCACCCCGGACCCGCTCGACCGCCGCCAGGTCGTCGTGGTGATCACACCGGCCGGCTCGGCGCGGCTGACCGAGGCGCGCCACGCCCGCGCGGCCATCGTCGCCGACGCGCTGCGCACGCTCAGCCCGGAGGAGCGCGACGTCGCCGCACGCATCCCGGCCGTCCTGCGGAGACTCACGCCGTAA
- a CDS encoding YbhB/YbcL family Raf kinase inhibitor-like protein: MSYDPYAIAFPAPAFTLRSDDFAADGPLPAFAYAAHGAESPSLTWDGLPSGARSLVVTAFDADAPVPGGLWHWAVKDVPPAAGGLGRGAGEGSPLVNSLGTTGYAGVNPPPGTGTHRLFICATALDVPTLDVPAGASLALLNILMIPHTVGRAILVGTSAP, encoded by the coding sequence ATGAGTTACGACCCGTACGCGATCGCGTTTCCCGCTCCGGCGTTCACGCTGCGATCCGATGACTTCGCGGCCGACGGCCCGCTGCCCGCGTTCGCCTACGCCGCGCACGGAGCCGAGTCACCCTCCCTGACCTGGGACGGGCTGCCCTCCGGCGCACGCAGCCTGGTGGTGACCGCGTTCGACGCGGACGCGCCCGTCCCCGGCGGCCTGTGGCACTGGGCGGTCAAGGACGTGCCGCCCGCGGCCGGCGGCCTCGGCCGGGGAGCTGGAGAGGGAAGTCCCCTGGTCAACAGCCTCGGTACGACCGGCTACGCGGGCGTCAACCCGCCGCCGGGGACCGGTACGCACCGGTTGTTCATCTGCGCCACCGCGCTCGACGTGCCCACGCTGGACGTGCCGGCCGGCGCGAGCCTGGCGCTGCTCAACATCCTGATGATCCCGCACACGGTGGGTCGCGCGATCCTGGTCGGCACCAGCGCCCCCTAG